The Chryseobacterium sp. 52 genome includes a region encoding these proteins:
- a CDS encoding Rossmann-like and DUF2520 domain-containing protein yields MQIVIIGSGNVAYHMAKAFILKNIPLLQIFGRNGEELRKISEELDVPYSTEHLQDADLYIICVSDNSVENVSEIITKKDCLVAHTSGSLPKEILTGEYRKSSFYPLQTFSKSKELDYGKIPFFIETENEDDKEILFELASRISENVMESSYEKRKYIHLTAVFACNFVNHLFARAKEISDSQEIPFNYFLPLIDETVQKIYEIEPKAAQTGPAVRNDVRVLELHEQLLKDESLEIYKTMNHSIQKMYEL; encoded by the coding sequence ATGCAAATTGTAATTATAGGTTCCGGAAATGTGGCCTACCACATGGCAAAAGCTTTCATTCTGAAAAACATTCCATTACTGCAGATTTTTGGGAGGAATGGAGAAGAACTCAGAAAAATTTCTGAAGAACTGGATGTTCCTTATTCTACTGAACATCTTCAGGACGCAGATCTGTATATCATCTGTGTAAGTGACAATTCTGTTGAAAATGTGTCTGAAATTATCACTAAAAAAGACTGTCTGGTCGCCCATACCTCAGGATCGCTACCCAAAGAAATTCTGACAGGAGAGTACAGAAAATCAAGTTTTTATCCTTTGCAGACCTTTTCAAAATCAAAAGAACTGGATTACGGAAAGATCCCATTCTTTATTGAAACAGAAAATGAAGATGACAAAGAAATTCTTTTTGAACTTGCTTCCAGGATTTCTGAGAATGTCATGGAAAGCAGCTACGAAAAGAGAAAGTATATTCATCTGACCGCTGTTTTTGCCTGCAATTTCGTTAATCATCTTTTTGCAAGAGCAAAAGAAATTTCTGATTCACAGGAAATTCCGTTTAATTATTTTCTACCGCTTATTGACGAAACGGTTCAGAAAATTTATGAAATTGAACCTAAAGCAGCCCAAACGGGACCTGCTGTAAGAAATGACGTGAGAGTTCTGGAATTACATGAGCAGTTATTAAAAGACGAAAGTCTTGAAATTTATAAAACAATGAATCATTCTATTCAAAAAATGTATGAGTTATAA
- a CDS encoding Maf family protein has product MKLLLASQSPRRKELLSSLGFDFQVVKIDCEEILPEEIKIGEAAAYLSELKAKAFRDLAPDEVLLTADTVVAADGQVLGKPKDDNEARQMLRMLSGKTHQVYTGITIKSADKTYTETDVADVELDEITDDEIEYYIQNYKPFDKAGSYGIQEWLGMAKIRKLSGSFYTIMGLPTHLVYKILNEI; this is encoded by the coding sequence ATGAAATTACTTTTAGCATCCCAGTCGCCGAGAAGAAAAGAATTGCTTTCAAGTTTAGGATTTGATTTTCAAGTGGTCAAAATTGACTGTGAAGAAATACTTCCTGAGGAAATCAAAATAGGAGAGGCCGCCGCTTATCTGTCTGAATTAAAAGCAAAAGCATTCAGAGATTTAGCACCTGATGAAGTATTATTAACAGCCGATACCGTAGTCGCTGCAGACGGGCAAGTCCTTGGAAAACCTAAGGATGACAATGAAGCCCGACAGATGCTTCGTATGCTTTCCGGAAAAACACATCAGGTTTATACCGGAATTACGATAAAATCTGCTGACAAAACATATACAGAAACCGATGTGGCTGATGTAGAGTTGGATGAAATTACAGATGATGAGATAGAATATTACATTCAAAATTACAAACCTTTCGACAAAGCGGGAAGTTATGGGATCCAGGAATGGCTGGGTATGGCAAAGATCAGGAAGCTGAGCGGAAGCTTTTATACCATCATGGGACTTCCTACCCACTTGGTTTACAAAATTTTGAATGAAATATAA
- a CDS encoding tetratricopeptide repeat protein, with translation MKKNILFLLIMCIVASCATKTKKPEQRSKFMKGFSTYYNTLFNAKDALNSEFTSRDKGHKDNFYAPYIPILTFEDQPLGSDLGQSAAFAENSMKMAEVNQPPSSGRGAPGMPPGMPGANGNTPGMPDDLQNKGATTLEIAEAKAQKAITKYSVIRSGEEKNKKIFDAYMILVQSRIYQNKAVQALDALNYVFTHMKDDKRLPLARIYQGVAYAKIKDYHKANEAFAKLKGEDINKSYAKLLSIYYSEALLDSGKPEEASAELDRAFELNSDRKLKSRIAYLRGQVYENLNQNEKARESFTQAYKYASDFEFEVKSQIAIAKTFNGKGDYNGAKNYLEGISKKGTYASRKNEFYYALGLMANKAGKKDEAQDFFKKSLFEKVSDPQVRGLTYYEIGKSYLEKNDYIGAGTYYDSALTVMTYEPSKILLKDQSTYIKKISKNYYLIKKNDSILSLAKMSDTQKTDFFTKYIAKLKAKEEKEEQERRRAERNKGFDNGDYSANSIFANNSNSFEDFGVTTKGFYFSNTGTISKGTSSFKQIWGDRALADNWRFSKKMASIEDMKNEALGVTSAPNPRRFEPTFYIEQIPTDQEKLGQLKKDRDTASLGLGIMYQNYFTNTTLATKTLYDLVDVKPEEKVMLQALYEIFAMNYQKTPQASERAKQILLTDYPYTSYAEFARNPKNNSFVKSSEDVENEYKKAYALYESEKFGESREIIDQTIQKYPKDALIPKLHLLNAFNTGKLSGKEVMILQLEQIALNYSKTPEGIKAKEMLNYLKSELSFQATDNKGNSLPQQPGTTAQPVQNQSNNIPQNPDNSQLLQSLQEVTPPKSENKQKQKSNKQKETIPDNIPTMPK, from the coding sequence ATGAAAAAGAATATTTTATTCCTTTTAATCATGTGTATCGTTGCTTCCTGTGCTACCAAGACCAAAAAGCCGGAACAGCGTTCAAAATTCATGAAAGGATTTTCCACATACTATAATACCCTTTTTAATGCTAAAGACGCGTTAAACAGTGAATTTACGAGCAGAGACAAGGGACATAAGGACAATTTTTATGCGCCTTATATTCCTATTCTTACGTTTGAAGACCAACCTTTGGGTAGTGATCTGGGTCAATCTGCTGCCTTCGCTGAAAATTCCATGAAAATGGCAGAAGTCAACCAGCCGCCTTCTTCCGGAAGAGGAGCTCCGGGAATGCCTCCAGGGATGCCGGGTGCCAATGGAAATACTCCGGGAATGCCTGATGATCTTCAGAATAAAGGAGCAACCACATTAGAAATTGCTGAAGCAAAGGCTCAAAAAGCCATTACCAAATACTCTGTTATCAGAAGCGGTGAAGAAAAAAATAAAAAGATCTTTGATGCTTATATGATCCTTGTACAGTCAAGAATCTACCAAAATAAAGCTGTACAGGCTCTGGATGCCCTTAACTATGTCTTTACACATATGAAGGATGATAAAAGGCTTCCTCTGGCAAGGATTTATCAGGGTGTGGCTTATGCCAAGATCAAAGATTACCATAAAGCAAACGAAGCTTTCGCTAAACTGAAAGGGGAAGATATCAATAAAAGTTATGCTAAACTGCTAAGTATTTATTATTCTGAAGCTCTTCTGGATTCGGGAAAACCGGAAGAAGCAAGTGCTGAGCTGGACAGGGCTTTTGAACTGAACTCTGACAGAAAACTAAAAAGCAGAATTGCTTATCTGAGAGGACAGGTTTATGAAAATCTGAACCAGAATGAAAAAGCGCGTGAAAGCTTTACTCAGGCTTATAAATATGCCAGTGATTTTGAATTTGAAGTGAAATCCCAAATCGCTATTGCCAAGACTTTCAATGGAAAAGGGGACTATAACGGCGCTAAAAATTATCTGGAGGGCATCAGTAAAAAAGGAACTTACGCTTCCAGAAAGAATGAATTCTATTATGCTTTAGGTTTGATGGCCAACAAGGCAGGAAAAAAAGATGAAGCACAGGATTTTTTCAAAAAGTCTTTATTCGAAAAAGTTTCTGATCCTCAGGTAAGAGGGCTTACCTATTACGAAATAGGAAAGAGCTATCTAGAAAAGAACGACTATATTGGTGCAGGAACTTACTATGACTCAGCTCTTACAGTGATGACCTATGAACCTTCCAAGATCCTATTAAAGGACCAATCTACCTATATTAAGAAGATCTCTAAAAACTATTATCTGATCAAGAAAAATGACAGTATTCTTTCTTTAGCGAAGATGAGCGATACTCAGAAAACTGACTTTTTTACCAAGTACATCGCGAAACTGAAAGCAAAGGAAGAAAAAGAAGAGCAGGAGAGAAGACGTGCAGAAAGAAACAAAGGCTTTGACAATGGAGATTACAGCGCGAATTCTATATTTGCTAATAACTCGAATTCTTTTGAGGATTTCGGAGTAACGACCAAAGGATTTTATTTCAGTAATACAGGGACAATAAGCAAAGGAACATCCTCATTTAAGCAGATCTGGGGAGACAGAGCATTAGCCGACAACTGGCGTTTTTCAAAGAAAATGGCGTCTATTGAAGACATGAAAAATGAAGCTCTGGGAGTTACTTCAGCCCCTAATCCCAGACGTTTTGAGCCCACATTCTATATTGAACAGATCCCTACAGATCAGGAAAAATTGGGTCAGTTAAAGAAAGACAGAGACACTGCTTCTTTAGGTTTGGGGATAATGTATCAGAATTATTTTACCAATACAACTTTGGCCACCAAAACGCTGTATGATCTTGTTGATGTAAAACCTGAGGAAAAAGTAATGCTTCAGGCTCTGTACGAAATCTTTGCCATGAATTATCAAAAGACTCCACAGGCCTCAGAAAGAGCCAAACAGATTCTTTTAACCGATTATCCTTATACCTCTTACGCAGAATTTGCAAGAAATCCTAAAAACAATTCATTCGTAAAATCATCAGAAGATGTTGAAAATGAATACAAAAAGGCATATGCATTGTATGAATCTGAAAAGTTTGGAGAAAGCAGGGAGATTATAGACCAGACTATACAAAAGTATCCCAAGGATGCTCTTATTCCTAAACTTCACCTTCTCAATGCTTTCAATACAGGTAAATTGAGCGGCAAAGAAGTTATGATCCTGCAACTGGAGCAGATAGCGCTGAATTATTCTAAAACGCCGGAAGGCATAAAGGCTAAGGAAATGCTCAATTATCTGAAAAGTGAACTTTCCTTCCAGGCGACTGATAATAAGGGGAATTCTCTTCCTCAGCAACCGGGAACAACGGCACAGCCAGTGCAGAATCAAAGTAACAATATTCCTCAAAATCCTGATAATAGCCAGCTTTTACAGTCTCTACAGGAAGTTACACCTCCAAAATCTGAAAATAAGCAGAAACAGAAGTCGAATAAACAGAAAGAAACTATTCCTGACAACATTCCGACAATGCCTAAATAA
- a CDS encoding YraN family protein, giving the protein MATHNDFGKTAEDLAAEYLQKNGYKIITRNFRFQKAEIDIIAEKEKLIIIVEVKARSTDTFMLPQEAVTRTKIKSIVSAANHYLEKFNRDNEVRFDIISVLPDEKKKLIIEHITDAFEALDAN; this is encoded by the coding sequence ATGGCAACTCATAATGATTTCGGTAAAACAGCAGAAGACCTGGCTGCAGAATATCTGCAAAAGAACGGCTACAAGATCATTACCCGGAATTTCCGGTTTCAAAAAGCAGAGATTGATATCATTGCTGAAAAAGAAAAATTAATCATTATTGTAGAAGTAAAAGCACGTTCTACAGATACTTTTATGTTACCTCAGGAAGCCGTTACCAGAACAAAAATCAAATCCATTGTTTCCGCAGCCAACCATTATCTTGAAAAATTTAACAGGGACAACGAAGTAAGATTTGATATTATTTCGGTCCTACCTGACGAAAAAAAGAAATTAATCATTGAACATATAACCGATGCTTTTGAAGCGTTAGATGCCAATTAA
- the tsaB gene encoding tRNA (adenosine(37)-N6)-threonylcarbamoyltransferase complex dimerization subunit type 1 TsaB: MKILYLETSSKNCSVAISDDEKLLCLCEEVSDNYKQSESLHTYVEWALEGAGLSMKDIEAVSLGKGPGSYTGLRIGAASAKGFCYGLKVPLLAVNSLESMIEPFLGENYDYIVPLIDARRMEVYTAVYDGITGKELSPTEAKILDETSFEEFKDKKVIFVGDGAKKARDILELPNADFKDDIYPSTQYLIKKTLEKLSQKEFEDIAYFEPFYLKDFHGVKKKKSEE, translated from the coding sequence ATGAAAATTCTATATCTGGAAACCTCTTCCAAAAACTGTTCTGTAGCTATTTCAGACGATGAAAAATTGTTATGTCTGTGTGAAGAAGTTTCAGACAACTATAAACAGTCTGAAAGCCTTCATACCTATGTAGAATGGGCATTGGAAGGCGCAGGCCTTAGTATGAAAGATATTGAGGCGGTTTCATTGGGAAAAGGACCCGGTTCTTATACCGGATTAAGGATTGGAGCTGCTTCGGCAAAAGGTTTCTGCTATGGACTGAAAGTGCCACTCCTGGCCGTGAATTCTCTTGAGAGTATGATAGAGCCTTTTTTAGGCGAAAACTATGATTATATAGTGCCATTGATCGATGCGAGAAGAATGGAGGTTTATACAGCCGTTTATGATGGTATAACGGGAAAAGAATTATCACCAACCGAGGCCAAAATATTAGATGAAACTTCTTTTGAAGAATTTAAAGATAAAAAAGTGATTTTTGTAGGAGACGGAGCAAAGAAAGCCCGGGATATTCTGGAACTTCCCAATGCGGATTTTAAAGACGATATCTACCCTTCTACACAATACCTGATTAAAAAGACCTTAGAAAAGCTCAGTCAAAAGGAATTCGAAGATATTGCCTACTTTGAACCTTTCTATCTGAAAGACTTTCACGGAGTAAAGAAAAAGAAAAGCGAAGAATAA
- a CDS encoding KdsC family phosphatase: protein MSYKEKLKDIKAFVFDVDGVFTDGSVYLMPGGNMCRVMNVLDGYAVVKALKNNYLIGVITGGNDEMVKHRINYLGIDDYYPKSHNKMVDFEDFKKKYNLKNEEILTMGDDLPDIHIMENSAIAACPENAVPEVKGISDYISVKKGGSGAVRDVIEQVMKVQGNWHDDNTQSV from the coding sequence ATGAGTTATAAAGAGAAATTAAAAGATATTAAGGCATTTGTATTTGATGTAGACGGGGTTTTCACAGACGGAAGCGTGTATCTGATGCCTGGCGGAAATATGTGCAGAGTGATGAACGTCCTGGACGGATACGCAGTTGTTAAAGCATTAAAAAACAATTATTTAATTGGCGTAATTACCGGAGGGAATGACGAAATGGTGAAACACAGAATCAATTATCTCGGAATAGACGATTATTATCCAAAATCCCACAATAAAATGGTTGATTTTGAAGATTTTAAAAAGAAATACAATCTTAAAAACGAAGAGATTCTGACGATGGGAGATGATCTTCCGGATATCCACATCATGGAAAACTCTGCAATCGCTGCATGCCCTGAAAATGCTGTTCCTGAAGTTAAAGGAATATCTGACTATATTTCGGTAAAAAAAGGAGGGAGTGGTGCTGTACGTGACGTTATAGAACAAGTAATGAAAGTTCAGGGGAACTGGCATGATGATAATACCCAATCTGTATAA
- a CDS encoding nuclear transport factor 2 family protein — translation MKRILLFILLFSWAFWNCQQIDSFQKDEKLFENIKLLDSYLQNNNGRIVDILDPDVSFGHSNGWVQNIEDFKKDFSSKKVIYRDIHQTELSEIKRYKNTASIRRKIKVLGTYKNQDFEMQLALLEIWIKKNAVWKLWSRQSVEIKP, via the coding sequence GTGAAAAGGATATTACTTTTTATCCTGCTTTTCTCATGGGCTTTTTGGAACTGTCAACAGATAGATTCCTTTCAAAAAGATGAAAAGCTATTTGAAAATATTAAACTCCTGGATAGTTATTTACAGAATAATAATGGAAGGATAGTTGATATTTTGGATCCGGATGTATCTTTTGGCCATTCTAACGGTTGGGTACAGAACATTGAAGATTTCAAAAAAGATTTTTCATCAAAAAAAGTGATTTACAGAGACATTCATCAGACAGAACTTTCTGAGATCAAGAGATATAAAAATACAGCAAGCATCAGAAGAAAAATAAAAGTTTTAGGAACATATAAAAACCAGGATTTTGAAATGCAACTGGCTTTGCTGGAGATCTGGATAAAAAAGAATGCAGTATGGAAACTCTGGAGTCGGCAGAGTGTCGAAATAAAGCCATAA
- a CDS encoding SDR family NAD(P)-dependent oxidoreductase, whose translation MKTILITGATSGIGKSTAELLARQGNRIIICGRRSDVLESLKTELSQYAEIFSLIFDVRNLEEVEKAVSTLPEEWKNIDVLINNAGNAHGLEPLSAGKTDDWDSMIDGNVKGLLYVSKMIIPSMKDRNSGHIVNISSVAARQTYANGTVYCATKKAVDVISEGMRLELTEFGIKVTNIQPGAVETDFSLIRFKGDSERAATVYAGYEALKAEDIADAIAYCVNASKHVMVSDMTIYPSAQSEPRTIYRK comes from the coding sequence ATGAAAACAATACTCATTACCGGAGCTACTTCCGGAATAGGAAAATCTACGGCAGAACTTCTTGCCAGACAGGGAAACCGAATCATCATTTGTGGAAGAAGAAGTGATGTCTTGGAATCTTTAAAAACAGAGCTTTCTCAATATGCCGAAATATTTAGTTTAATATTTGATGTAAGGAATCTTGAAGAAGTTGAAAAAGCAGTAAGCACTCTTCCTGAAGAATGGAAGAATATTGATGTTTTAATCAATAATGCAGGAAATGCTCACGGTTTGGAACCTCTTTCTGCCGGAAAGACAGATGATTGGGATTCTATGATCGATGGAAATGTAAAAGGACTTTTATATGTTTCCAAAATGATCATTCCCTCTATGAAAGACCGTAATTCAGGGCATATTGTAAACATTAGTTCAGTGGCGGCAAGGCAGACTTATGCTAATGGGACTGTATATTGTGCAACTAAAAAAGCAGTTGATGTAATTTCTGAAGGAATGCGTCTGGAACTTACCGAATTTGGAATCAAAGTAACCAATATTCAGCCGGGAGCAGTAGAAACAGATTTTTCACTGATAAGATTCAAAGGAGATAGTGAAAGAGCCGCAACGGTATATGCGGGTTATGAAGCTTTAAAGGCTGAAGATATTGCCGATGCTATTGCTTACTGTGTTAATGCTTCAAAACATGTGATGGTTTCAGATATGACCATTTATCCAAGTGCCCAGAGCGAGCCGAGAACGATTTACAGAAAATAA
- a CDS encoding RNA polymerase sigma factor: MKIKDAEIISLMQNPRTQEKGVRALMDAYQSRLYWHIRRIIVDGDLAQDTLQETFIKAYQNFHQFKNDSQLYTWLYRIATNEALQQVNKMKKMQKTDEDPEYYMQNLVADNTEGDAEEIQLLLQNAIQSLPEKQKLVFMMRYYDDLPYEEISKIVDMSVGTLKTNYHYAKQKIEEFIKENYER; the protein is encoded by the coding sequence ATGAAGATTAAGGACGCGGAAATTATTTCGTTGATGCAGAATCCACGGACGCAGGAAAAAGGTGTCCGTGCCTTGATGGATGCTTATCAAAGCAGATTGTACTGGCACATCCGAAGAATTATTGTAGATGGAGATCTTGCTCAGGATACGCTGCAGGAGACTTTTATTAAAGCCTATCAGAATTTTCACCAGTTCAAAAATGACAGCCAGCTGTATACCTGGCTTTACAGGATTGCCACCAATGAGGCATTACAGCAGGTCAATAAGATGAAGAAAATGCAGAAAACGGATGAAGATCCGGAGTATTATATGCAGAATCTGGTGGCCGACAATACAGAAGGAGATGCAGAAGAAATACAGCTGTTGCTCCAGAATGCCATACAAAGCCTGCCCGAAAAGCAGAAACTGGTATTTATGATGCGGTATTATGATGATTTGCCCTACGAAGAGATATCAAAAATTGTAGATATGTCGGTAGGGACCTTAAAGACCAATTATCATTATGCCAAACAGAAAATAGAAGAATTTATTAAAGAAAATTACGAAAGATAA